DNA from bacterium:
GGCGCGGGCCTTCTGGGCGTGGGTCCTGCCGTTCGTGGTCGCCCTGTGTCTCGGCGCGGCGGCGGCGCTCGCGGCCGTGTTCGGCCTGATGCGGATCTGGCACCAGTTGGGGGGGCAGTTCGAGGTCTGATCGACGCCGGGCCCGGCGCCCTGGGGCGTGGCCGGCCCGCGACAACGCGAGAGGCGGGGGAGCATGACGGAGATGTGGGGGGAGTGGGTACGGACGCACGGCTGCGGGGCGCTGCGCGCCGGGGATGCGGGGAGCGAGGTGCTCCTCGCCGGATGGGTGCACAGCCGCCGCGACCACGGCGGGGTGATCTTCGTCGACCTGCGCGACCGCGACGGGCTGACGCAGGTCGTCTTCAACCCGGAGACGAGCGCCGAGCTGCACGAGCGCGCTTCGGCGCTGCGGCCCGAGTGGGTGCTCGGCGTGCGCGGGCGGGTGCGCCCGCGCCCCGAGGGCACCGCGAACCCGAAGCTGCCGACCGGCGCGGTCGAGGTGCTCGCCACCGAGCTGCGGGTGCTCAACCCGAGCGCCACGCCGCCGTTTCCCATCGAGGACCACGTGACCGCCGACGAGTCGATTCGACTGCGCCATCGCTACCTCGATCTGCGCCGCCCGTCAATGGCGCGCAACCTCGCGTTCCGCTCCCGCGTCGTCTCGTTCATGCGCGCCTTCCTCACCGAGCGCGGTTTTCTGGAGGTCGAGACCCCCTTCCTGACCAAGAGCACGCCGGAGGGCGCGCGCGACTACCTCGTGCCCAGCCGCGTCAACCCCGGGCAGTTCTACGCGCTGCCGCAGTCGCCGCAGCTCTTCAAGCAGCTGCTGATGGTGGCGGGCGTCGACCGCTACTACCAGGTCGCGCGCTGCTTCCGCGACGAGGACCTGCGCGCCGACCGCCAGCCGGAGTTCACGCAGCTGGACATGGAGCTCTCGTTCGTGCGGCGCGAGGATATCTTCGAGCTCATCGAAGCGATGATCGGCGGGATCTTCGGGCAGGTCCTCGGGCGCCCCCTGGCGCTGCCGCTGCCGCGGCTGACGTACGCCGAGTCGCTCCTGCGCTACGGCGTCGACAACCCGGACACGCGCTTTGGCCTGGAGATCCGCGAGTGCACCGACCTGGCGCGCGGCTGCGGCTTCCAGGTCTTCTCGAAGGTCGCGGCGGAGGGGGGCGTGGTGCGCGGCATCCGCGCCCCGGGTCTCGCCGAGGCGCTCTCGCGCAAGCACCTCGACGAACTGACCGAGTACGTCAAGCTCTTCGGCGCCAAGGGGCTGGCCTGGGTCAAGGTGGAGGCGGGGGGCTGGGCCGGGGCCGTGGCGAAGTTCTTCTCGCCCGGCGACCAGACGGCGTTCAACGAGCGCTGTGAGGCCGCGCCCGGGGATGCGATCCTCTTCCTCGCCGACCGGGAGAAGACCGTGTGCGAGGGGCTGGGGCGGCTGCGCCTGGAGCTGGCACGGCGCTTCGAGCTCGTCCCCCGCGGGCTGATGAACCTGCTGTGGATCACCGACTTCCCGCTGCTGGAGTACAACGAGGAGGAGAAGCGCCTCGAGGCGAAGCACCATCCGTTCACCGCGCCGATGGACGAGGACCTGCCCCTGCTGGAGACCGACCCGCTGCAGGTGCGGGCCAAGGCGTACGACATCGTCCTCAACGGCCAGGAGATCGGCGGCGGCTCGCTGCGGATCTACCAGCCCGAGCTGCAGCGGCGGATGTTCCGCGCGCTCAACATCCCCGACGAGGAGGCGGAGGCGAAGTTCGGCTTCCTGCTCGAGGCCTTCCAGTTCGGGGCGCCGCCGCACGGCGGCATCGCCCTCGGCCTCGACCGCCTGCTGGCGATCCTGGCCGGCGCCGACTCGATCCGGGAGGTGATCGCCTTCCCGAAGACGCAGAAGGCGACCTGTCCGCTCACCGGCGCGCCGTCGCACGTGGAGTTCAAGCAGCTGCGCGAGCTGCACCTGAAGACGGACGTCCTGCCGCGCGACCCGGCCTAGACGGACGGCGGGGGGCGCTGCGGTGGCGAAGGTCCTCGTCGCCGATGACGACCGGAGCCTCCGTCGCATCCTGCGCTTCGAACTTGCGGAGGCGGGGCACGAGGTCGCCGAGGCCCCGGACGCGGCGGCGGCGTCCGGGCTGCTGGCGGGCCAGGAGTTCGATGTCGCGCTCCTCGACCTGCACATGCCGGGCGGCGGCGGCATGGGCGTCCTGCGCGGCCTGCGCGGGGCGGAGACCGGCCCCGAGGTGATCGTGCTCACCGCGCACGGCACGGTCGCCGTCGCGGTCGAGGCCATGAAGCTCGGCGCCTACGACTTCCTGACCAAGCCCTTTCACTTCGACGAGCTGCGCGCGGTCATCGACAAGGCGGTCGAGAAGGCGCGCCTGCGCCGGGAGAACGTGGCGCTGCGGACGCAGATCGAGCGCGGCCGCGCCCCGCGGGCGATCGTCAGCGCCGACCCGGGGATGGGACTGCTGCTCGAGACGCTGGCGAAGGTCGCCGTCTCGGACCACCCGGTGCTGCTCCAGGGCGAGAGCGGCACCGGCAAGGAGCTGCTCGCCCAGGCGCTGCACGACGCGTCCCCGCGGGCGGGCGGCCCGCTCGTGGCGCTCAACTGCGGCGCGCTTCCCGAGCCGCTGCTCGAGAGCGAGCTCTTCGGCCACGAGAAGGGCGCCTTCACCGGCGCGCATGCGCGCAAGCTCGGTCTGCTCGAGATCGCGCAGCGGGGCACCCTCTTTCTCGACGAGATCGCCGAGCTGCCGGCGTCGCTGCAGGTCAAGTTCCTGCGCGCGCTGGAGAACCGCGTCTTCTTCCGTGTCGGCGGCATCCAGGAGCTGCGCGCGGACGTGCGCGTCGTCGCGGCCGCGAACCGAGACCTCAAGGCGCTGGTCGGGACCGGCGCCTTCCGCGCGGATCTCTACTACCGCATCAGCACCGTGACGCTGCAGGTCCCGCCGCTGCGCGAACGGGCCGGGGACGTCCCGGCGCTCGTGCGGCACTTCGCCGAGCGCGAGGCGGCGGGGCGCGGGCGGAGCTTCGGCGCCGCGGCGCTGCATGTGCTCCGGGCGTACGCCTGGCCGGGGAACGTGCGCGAGCTGCAGAACGTGGTCTCGCGGACGCTGCTGCTGAGCCCGGCGCAGGTCATCGGCGTCGAGGACCTGCCGGCCGACGTGCGCGAGCCCGGCGCGGGCGGCGGCTCCCAGCGGCTCGCCGACATCGAGCGCGAGCACATCCTGCGCGTGCTCGCGCGCACCGGCGGCCAGCGCGGGCGGGCCGCGGAGATCCTCGGCATCGACCCGAAGACGCTCTACCGCAGGCTGCGGGAGGCTGGCGCCGGGGGCGACGCGTGAGGATCGGCGCGCGGCTCGCGCTCGGCCTGGCCGCGGTCCTGGTCGGCGGCGGGCTCGTCGGCGGCGGCGTGTACTACGCCGTCGAATCCGAGCACGAGCAGCACAAGCTCGAGGTCGTCGCGCGGCTGGTCGCCGAGCAGGCCTTCCTGCGCATCGAGGCGCGGATGCGCTCGCACCGGGGCGCCCTGGCCGCGGACGCGCTGGGGAAGCTGGAGCTGCCGGCCTCGGTCAACCGCGTCTTCATCGTCAACGCCGCGGGGACGGTGCGGAGTTCGACGGACCCGGCGCTGCAGGGACGGGTTCTCGCGCGCGATGCAGCGGGGTGCGGCGGGTGCCACGGCGGCGGCGGGAGCGTGGCCGTGGGGGCGCTCCGGCGCTGGGCGCGGCCGCTGAGCGCGACGGGCGCGTGCGCCGAGTGCCACCGCGCCGCGGGCGGGCCGCTCGGCTGCCTCGTCGTGGATCTCGACCTCGGCGAGTACAACCGCGAGGTCGCCGAGCAGATCGGGACGGCCCTGGCGATGCTCGCGGCCCTGCTGGCGCTGGCCGGGGCCGGCACGCTCATCGTGACGCGGCGCTGGATCACGGGGCGGCTCGATGCGCTCGGGCTCGTGATGCAGCGCTTCGAGGGCGGGGATCTCGGCGTGCGCGCGCCGATCACCGGGCGCGACGAGATCTCCCGCGTCGAGGCGGGCTTCAACCGGATGGCCGGCACGGTGCAGGCGCGCGAGCGCGAGGGCGTCGCGCTCCTCGGGCGGCTCAACGCCGCGAACGAGGAGTTGCGCCGCGGCGAGGAGCGGCTGCGGCGGACGCTGGACGCGCAGCGGGTGGTCAACGACGTGCTGCGGCTCTCGCTCGGGGAGCAGCGCCTGGAGGCGGTGCTCCAGCGCGCGCTCGAGCTGGTGCTCGCGATCCCCTGGCTGACCGTCGAGCCCCGCGGCAGCATCTTCCTCGTCGAGGACGGCGCGCTCGTCATGCGCGCGCACAGCGGCCTCGATCCGCGCCTCGCCGAGGCGTGCGCGCGGGTCCCCTTCGGCCACTGCCTCTGCGGGCGGGCGGCGGCGCAGGGGCACGTGGTGCACGCGGCGGATCTCGACGAGCGCCACGACACGCGGTACGCCGGGATGCCCGCCCACGGGCACTACTGCGTGCCGATCCTCTCGCTGGGCCGCGAAGTGCTGGGCGTGCTCAACCTCTACCTGGGCCCCGGCCATGCCGAGAGCCCGGCCGAGGTGGAGTTCCTGACGGCGGTGGCGAACACGCTCGCGAGCGTCATCCGCCGGAGCGTCGCGGAGCGGCGGCTGCGCAAGAGCGAGCAGCGCTTCCGCACGCTCGCCGAGGCGGCGAGCGACACGATCTTCATCGTGGACCCGGAGCAGCGGCTGGCGTTCATCAACGGCACCGGAGCCCGGTTGTTCGGGACGACGCCCGAGCACCTGACCGGCCGCCGGGTGGCGGAGTTCGTGCCGCCGGAGGCCCGCGCGACCGTCGCCGCGGCGCTCGAGGCGGCGCTCCGCGGCGAGGACGGCGGCGCGCGGGAGGACCACTTCGCCTTTCCCGCCGGCGAGGTCTGGCTCGGGACGACGCTCGTCGCGCTCCCCGACGCGGGAGGCGTGTTCGGCATCTCCCGCGACATCACCGGCCAGCGCCAGGCGCAGGCCGAGCGCGAGCGGCTGATCGCGGAGCTGCAGGCGCTGCTCGAGGTCGTCTCGCAGTCGCACCAGGAGTGGCAGGGCACGTTCGACGGGATCACCGACATGATCTCCATCCTTGACGGTGACGCCCGCATCGTGAAGGTGAACCGGGCCTACGCCGCGTACTTCGGCGCGCATCCGCGGGACCTCATCGGCCGGGACTGTCGCGACTTCTGCCTCGCCGGCCACCAGGGCGCGGCCGGCTGTCCGCTGGTGCGGCAGGCCAGGAGGGGCGAGGCGGTCAACGAGGAGGTGCTCGATCCGCGGACCGGCCGCGTGTTCCGCTATTCGATCTTCCCGTACGCCTCGGGCGAGGGGGCGATCAACCGCTTCGTGCACCTTGTCGAGGACGTCAGCGTGGAGCGCGAGCGCGAGCAGCGCCTGATCATGAGCGAGCGGCTCGCGGCGCTCGGGCAGATGGCCTCGGGCATCGCCCACGAGATCAACAACCCGCTGGCCTCCATCGGGGGCTGCGCGGAGGCCCTGCTGCGCCGCCTGGAGCGCGGCCAGATCGACCCGGCCCTCTTCGCCGACTACCTCGGCATCGTGCACGAGGAGGTCTTCCGCTGCAAGAAGATCACCACCGCGATGCTCTCCTTTGTCCGCCCGGGCGGTGCCGAGGATGCCGCCGTGGCGCCCCACGAGGCACTGGAGCGCGCGGTCGAGCTCATCGGCTTCCAGGGACGGCTGCAGGCCGTCGAGGTGGTCCGCGAGTACCCGGGCGACCTGCCGGCGGTCCGCGTCCGCGAGGACGAGATGCGCCAGGTGCTGCTCATCGTGCTGACGAACGCGCTGGATGCGATGCAGGAGGTCGGGACGCTGCGGCTGGGCGGGGCGGCGCACGAGGGCGGCGTCACACTGAGCATCTGCGACTCGGGCCCCGGGATTGCGCCGGAGGCGGCGGGCAAGCTCTTCACGCCTTTCTTCACGACGAAGGGGAACCGGGGCGGCACCGGCCTCGGTCTTTCAATCGCCCGGCGCATCATTGAGGAGCGGCAGGGCTCGATCGCCATCGAGTCGCCGCCCGGTGGCGGCGTCACCGTGCGGATTACCTTCCCGACCGCCTGAATCCCGCCCCCCCCGGTGATCGGGCATTCTGCCCGACGCTCGGGCGAAGTGCCTGAGATCCCCGCGGTATCCAAATCTGTAACTGACTGCTTTGGCTCGTCTTTCTCTTTGGCATATTCGGTGCATTTGCCCATCCGCGAGAAGCGCCGACATCGCGGACAGGCCGCGGTGGCGGCGGGGGGAGGGAGGCGAGATGGCGAAGGGAATGCAGATCGTGGTCTTCGGGATGGGCAAGGAGTTCTTCGGCGTACCGATCGATGAGGTCCACGAGATCGTCCGGGTCCCCGAGGTCACGGCGGTCCCGGAGGCGCCCCAGTTCCTCGAGGGGTTGATCAACCTGCGAGGGAAGATCCTGCCGGTGATCGACCTGCGCCGGCGCCTGCGCTTCGCGGAGTCCGCGCGCGACAAGCACACGCGGGTGCTCGTCTCCGAGGAGGGCGGGAAGCTCGTGGGGCTGCTCGTCGACGCCGTCTACGAGGTGATCCGCGTGGCGGACGGCGCCCTCGAACCGCCACCGGACATCGTCGCCGCGAGCGGGGTGGAGTACATCAGCGCGGTCGCGAAGGTCGACAGCCGCCTGATCTCGCTGCTGGACTTCCGCAAGGTCCTCGGCCTTGAGGATCTCAAGAGGGCGACGGCGCCGGCCCGCCAGTCGTCGGACACCCAGGCCGCCTGAGAGGGGGGGATCGACATGGGACTGGGCCGCCGCGCCTTCGCCGCGACGCTGCTGGCGGTTCTCGCCGCGTGGGCGGCGCTGCCGTCGCTGCTCGCCGCGCAGGAGACCGTGAAGCTCGGGCTGAACTACCCGCGCACGGGGCCGTACTTCACGCAGGGCCTCGATCAGTTCCGCGCCGCGCAGATGGCGGTCGAGGAAGTCAACGCCGCCGGCGGGATCCTCGGCCGGCGGGTCGAACTGGTCTGGCGCGACTCGCAGTCGAAGGTCGACGTCACGCGCCGCAACGTGCTCGAGCTCATCGAGCAGGAGCGCGTCGCGATGCTCTTCGGCGGCTCGGCCAGCAGCGTGGCGGTGGCCGCCGGCGAGATCGCCCAGCAGAAGGGCGTGCCGTTCTTCGGGACGCTGACCTACTCGACCGCGACGACGGGCACGGACGGGCACCGCTTCACGTTCCGCGAGTGCTACGACTCCTGGATGGGGGCCAAGGTGCTCTCGCGGTACCTGACGAAGCAGTTCGCGGGCCGGAAGTACTTCTACATCACCGCCGACTACACCTGGGGCTGGACGACCGAGGACTCGCTGCGCCGCCTGACGGGCACCACCGACACGGCGGCGCACCCCGGGGTCAGGACGCCGTTCCCGACCGCGACCGCGAAGGATTTCCGCGCGGCGCTGGAGCGGGCCGCCGCCGCGCGCCCCGACGTGCTCGTGCTCGTGCTCTTCGGCACGGACATGGTCAACACGATCAACATGGCCAACGGCCTCGGGCTCAAGCAGGCGATGCAGATCGTGGTGCCGAACCTGACCCTCGGCATGGCGGAGGACGCGGGGCCGCAGTCGATGGCGGGGGTCCTCGGGGCGCTGCCCTGGGCGTGGAACGTGCCGTACAAGTACGGCTACGCCGGGGGCCAGCGCTTCGTCGAGCGCTTCGCGGAGCGCTACAAGCGCTATCCCTGCACCTCGGGCGCGTCGGCGTACGTCATCGTCCAGGAGTACAAGGCGGCCGTCGAGCGCGCCGGCTCCTTCGACGGGCCGGCCGTGGTCCGCGCGCTCGAGGGGCACGCGTACACCCGGCTCAAGGACGCGCAGACCTGGCGGCCCTTCGACCACCAGTCGGTCCAGACCGTCTACGCCGTGCGCTGCAAGCCGGCGGCCGAGGTGCTGCGGGACAAGTTCAAGGAGGACTACTTCGAGATCCTCGACGCGCTGCCCGGCCAGGAGGCGGCGGTGACGCGCGAGGAGTGGCAGGCGTTGCGCGCGGCAGCGGGGAAGGCGCCGGCGCTCGAGAAGCTCCCCGGCGAATAGCCGCCGGCGGCGCGAAAGGGGGGTGCCGAGATGCGGTTCAAGGTGCGAGGGCTGCGGACGATCACGGCCAAGTTCATGGCCGTCACGGTCCTGCTCACGGTGGTCCTGCTCGGGGCGCAGGGGATCTACGTCGTGCGCAGCAACAACACGCTCGCCCGCGCCATGCTGCGCGCGCGCGGCGAGGCGATGACGAGCTTCATGGAGAAGATCGGCCTGACGTACATCAGCTTCTACAACATCGCCGCGCTGGACGCGTTCGCGCAGCAGGCCGCGAAGGACCCGGAGATCGCGTTCGCGGCCTACTACGACGACAAGGGACGGCCGCTGACGCAGGACCCGGAGCACTTCAAGGAGCCGCCGCTTGCCGCCGGAATGCTGGCCTTCGAGCGCGAGATCAAGAACGACGAGGGGCAGCTGCTGGGCCGCCTCAGGCTCCATTACGACCAGAGCGGCCTCCAGGCCGGCCTCCGCCGCGGCTACGTCACGGTCGCCGTCGGCGTGCTGCTGACCGTGCTGCTGTTCACCGCGGGGATGTACGCGCTCTCGCGCTGGGTCGTGAACCGCCCCCTGGCGCGGCTGGCGCGCACCGTCGGCACGGTCGCCGCGGGCGACCTCACGGCGCGCGCGGATGACGGCGGCGGGGACGAGATCGCCGATCTGGCGCGCGATGTCAACCGCATGATCGACGCGCTCGCGGTGCTCATCCGCCGGGTCAAGGACTCCTCGGACCGCATCGCGGAGGCCTCCAACCGGATCGCCGACACCGCGCTGCGCGTGGCCTCAGCCGCGCGCGAGACCGCGAGCACCTCCGAGCAGGCCGCCCGCCTCAACGAGTCGTCGGCGACCGCGGTCGAGGAGACCACGGCGACGATGCACGAGATGTCGACGAACATCCAGAACGTGGCCCGCAACAGCCAGGGCCAGGCGACGGCGGTGACCCAGACCTCGGCCTCGGTCGAGCAGATGGCCGTCGCCGTCGGCCGCATCGCCGCGACGGTGAGCGTGTTCGTCGATCTCTCGCAGCAGGCGCGCACCGCGGTCACCGACGGCCTCGGCGCGGTCGACAAGTCGGTGCGGGGGACCGACGAGATCAGTGCGGCGATCGTGCGCTCTGCGGACACGATCGGCGCGCTCGGCGGCAGGGTCGAGGACATCGGGCGGATCGTGGACGTCATCGACGAGATCGCCGAACAGACCAACCTGCTCGCGCTCAACGCGGCGATCGAGGCCGCGCGCGCGGGCGAGCACGGCCTGGGCTTCGCGGTCGTCGCCGACGAGGTCCGCAAGCTCGCGGAGCGCTCGGCGCGC
Protein-coding regions in this window:
- a CDS encoding chemotaxis protein CheW, translating into MAKGMQIVVFGMGKEFFGVPIDEVHEIVRVPEVTAVPEAPQFLEGLINLRGKILPVIDLRRRLRFAESARDKHTRVLVSEEGGKLVGLLVDAVYEVIRVADGALEPPPDIVAASGVEYISAVAKVDSRLISLLDFRKVLGLEDLKRATAPARQSSDTQAA
- a CDS encoding substrate-binding protein gives rise to the protein MGLGRRAFAATLLAVLAAWAALPSLLAAQETVKLGLNYPRTGPYFTQGLDQFRAAQMAVEEVNAAGGILGRRVELVWRDSQSKVDVTRRNVLELIEQERVAMLFGGSASSVAVAAGEIAQQKGVPFFGTLTYSTATTGTDGHRFTFRECYDSWMGAKVLSRYLTKQFAGRKYFYITADYTWGWTTEDSLRRLTGTTDTAAHPGVRTPFPTATAKDFRAALERAAAARPDVLVLVLFGTDMVNTINMANGLGLKQAMQIVVPNLTLGMAEDAGPQSMAGVLGALPWAWNVPYKYGYAGGQRFVERFAERYKRYPCTSGASAYVIVQEYKAAVERAGSFDGPAVVRALEGHAYTRLKDAQTWRPFDHQSVQTVYAVRCKPAAEVLRDKFKEDYFEILDALPGQEAAVTREEWQALRAAAGKAPALEKLPGE
- a CDS encoding methyl-accepting chemotaxis protein, which codes for MRFKVRGLRTITAKFMAVTVLLTVVLLGAQGIYVVRSNNTLARAMLRARGEAMTSFMEKIGLTYISFYNIAALDAFAQQAAKDPEIAFAAYYDDKGRPLTQDPEHFKEPPLAAGMLAFEREIKNDEGQLLGRLRLHYDQSGLQAGLRRGYVTVAVGVLLTVLLFTAGMYALSRWVVNRPLARLARTVGTVAAGDLTARADDGGGDEIADLARDVNRMIDALAVLIRRVKDSSDRIAEASNRIADTALRVASAARETASTSEQAARLNESSATAVEETTATMHEMSTNIQNVARNSQGQATAVTQTSASVEQMAVAVGRIAATVSVFVDLSQQARTAVTDGLGAVDKSVRGTDEISAAIVRSADTIGALGGRVEDIGRIVDVIDEIAEQTNLLALNAAIEAARAGEHGLGFAVVADEVRKLAERSARSTREIAELISGIQKESQAAVRLMERSTSLVERGVEMSRQVGESLHTIEGHVVEVDRYAREVGAAVQEQSRGSSQIAKAAENLREITHEISSAADEQAMAAEQIVRTMERMRGQLHDGAAQGATLAKAADELHRTSATDLSEAVTKLREQSEEFREIVGAFTLEREAAAETPAAALGGTRRLPRAA
- a CDS encoding PAS domain-containing protein: MRIGARLALGLAAVLVGGGLVGGGVYYAVESEHEQHKLEVVARLVAEQAFLRIEARMRSHRGALAADALGKLELPASVNRVFIVNAAGTVRSSTDPALQGRVLARDAAGCGGCHGGGGSVAVGALRRWARPLSATGACAECHRAAGGPLGCLVVDLDLGEYNREVAEQIGTALAMLAALLALAGAGTLIVTRRWITGRLDALGLVMQRFEGGDLGVRAPITGRDEISRVEAGFNRMAGTVQAREREGVALLGRLNAANEELRRGEERLRRTLDAQRVVNDVLRLSLGEQRLEAVLQRALELVLAIPWLTVEPRGSIFLVEDGALVMRAHSGLDPRLAEACARVPFGHCLCGRAAAQGHVVHAADLDERHDTRYAGMPAHGHYCVPILSLGREVLGVLNLYLGPGHAESPAEVEFLTAVANTLASVIRRSVAERRLRKSEQRFRTLAEAASDTIFIVDPEQRLAFINGTGARLFGTTPEHLTGRRVAEFVPPEARATVAAALEAALRGEDGGAREDHFAFPAGEVWLGTTLVALPDAGGVFGISRDITGQRQAQAERERLIAELQALLEVVSQSHQEWQGTFDGITDMISILDGDARIVKVNRAYAAYFGAHPRDLIGRDCRDFCLAGHQGAAGCPLVRQARRGEAVNEEVLDPRTGRVFRYSIFPYASGEGAINRFVHLVEDVSVEREREQRLIMSERLAALGQMASGIAHEINNPLASIGGCAEALLRRLERGQIDPALFADYLGIVHEEVFRCKKITTAMLSFVRPGGAEDAAVAPHEALERAVELIGFQGRLQAVEVVREYPGDLPAVRVREDEMRQVLLIVLTNALDAMQEVGTLRLGGAAHEGGVTLSICDSGPGIAPEAAGKLFTPFFTTKGNRGGTGLGLSIARRIIEERQGSIAIESPPGGGVTVRITFPTA
- a CDS encoding sigma-54 dependent transcriptional regulator, which produces MAKVLVADDDRSLRRILRFELAEAGHEVAEAPDAAAASGLLAGQEFDVALLDLHMPGGGGMGVLRGLRGAETGPEVIVLTAHGTVAVAVEAMKLGAYDFLTKPFHFDELRAVIDKAVEKARLRRENVALRTQIERGRAPRAIVSADPGMGLLLETLAKVAVSDHPVLLQGESGTGKELLAQALHDASPRAGGPLVALNCGALPEPLLESELFGHEKGAFTGAHARKLGLLEIAQRGTLFLDEIAELPASLQVKFLRALENRVFFRVGGIQELRADVRVVAAANRDLKALVGTGAFRADLYYRISTVTLQVPPLRERAGDVPALVRHFAEREAAGRGRSFGAAALHVLRAYAWPGNVRELQNVVSRTLLLSPAQVIGVEDLPADVREPGAGGGSQRLADIEREHILRVLARTGGQRGRAAEILGIDPKTLYRRLREAGAGGDA
- the aspS gene encoding aspartate--tRNA ligase encodes the protein MTEMWGEWVRTHGCGALRAGDAGSEVLLAGWVHSRRDHGGVIFVDLRDRDGLTQVVFNPETSAELHERASALRPEWVLGVRGRVRPRPEGTANPKLPTGAVEVLATELRVLNPSATPPFPIEDHVTADESIRLRHRYLDLRRPSMARNLAFRSRVVSFMRAFLTERGFLEVETPFLTKSTPEGARDYLVPSRVNPGQFYALPQSPQLFKQLLMVAGVDRYYQVARCFRDEDLRADRQPEFTQLDMELSFVRREDIFELIEAMIGGIFGQVLGRPLALPLPRLTYAESLLRYGVDNPDTRFGLEIRECTDLARGCGFQVFSKVAAEGGVVRGIRAPGLAEALSRKHLDELTEYVKLFGAKGLAWVKVEAGGWAGAVAKFFSPGDQTAFNERCEAAPGDAILFLADREKTVCEGLGRLRLELARRFELVPRGLMNLLWITDFPLLEYNEEEKRLEAKHHPFTAPMDEDLPLLETDPLQVRAKAYDIVLNGQEIGGGSLRIYQPELQRRMFRALNIPDEEAEAKFGFLLEAFQFGAPPHGGIALGLDRLLAILAGADSIREVIAFPKTQKATCPLTGAPSHVEFKQLRELHLKTDVLPRDPA